One window of the Chanodichthys erythropterus isolate Z2021 chromosome 2, ASM2448905v1, whole genome shotgun sequence genome contains the following:
- the fxyd6l gene encoding FXYD domain containing ion transport regulator 6 like isoform X1 — protein MELCVAAVFLSYFAPALGSAFGREMPASNMDEIHEYDKPFHYDYESLRIGGMVFAVILFLMGIFLIVSRKCRCKGKKSKPVGLDTEAAKGAK, from the exons ATGGAACTTTGTGTTGCTGCAGTGTTTTTGTCCTACTTTGCTCCAGCTCTGG gaTCAGCTTTTGGCAGGGAAATGCCAG CTTCCAACATGGATGAAATTCACG AGTACGACAAGCCATTTCATTATG ATTATGAATCTCTGAGGATCGGTGGTATGGTCTTTGCTGTGATTCTCTTCTTGATGGGAATCTTCCTCATTGTCA GCCGGAAATGCCGCTGCAAAGGGAAGAAGTCAAA GCCAGTGGGACTTGACACAGAGGCAGCAAAAG gtgcaaaataa
- the fxyd6l gene encoding FXYD domain containing ion transport regulator 6 like isoform X3: MELCVAAVFLSYFAPALASNMDEIHEYDKPFHYDYESLRIGGMVFAVILFLMGIFLIVSRKCRCKGKKSKPVGLDTEAAKGAK, encoded by the exons ATGGAACTTTGTGTTGCTGCAGTGTTTTTGTCCTACTTTGCTCCAGCTCTGG CTTCCAACATGGATGAAATTCACG AGTACGACAAGCCATTTCATTATG ATTATGAATCTCTGAGGATCGGTGGTATGGTCTTTGCTGTGATTCTCTTCTTGATGGGAATCTTCCTCATTGTCA GCCGGAAATGCCGCTGCAAAGGGAAGAAGTCAAA GCCAGTGGGACTTGACACAGAGGCAGCAAAAG gtgcaaaataa
- the fxyd7 gene encoding FXYD domain containing ion transport regulator 7, which produces MAASTESYMHMDQSAFDYDYETLRTTGVTLAVIMFVAGILIALSKKCKCSKSKSSPVEGPQPPKTEVPPQTV; this is translated from the exons ATGGCAGCTTCAACAG aGTCATACATGCATATGGACCAGAGTGCCTTTGATTATG ATTACGAGACGTTGAGGACCACGGGTGTCACCCTAGCTGTGATTATGTTCGTAGCTGGGATTCTTATTGCTCTGA GTAAAAAGTGCAAATGCTCGAAATCCAA ATCTAGTCCAGTGGAAGGCCCTCAGCCACCAAAGACAGAAG TTCCCCCTCAAACGGTGTAA
- the fxyd6l gene encoding FXYD domain containing ion transport regulator 6 like isoform X2 produces the protein MELCVAAVFLSYFAPALGSAFGREMPASNMDEIHDYESLRIGGMVFAVILFLMGIFLIVSRKCRCKGKKSKPVGLDTEAAKGAK, from the exons ATGGAACTTTGTGTTGCTGCAGTGTTTTTGTCCTACTTTGCTCCAGCTCTGG gaTCAGCTTTTGGCAGGGAAATGCCAG CTTCCAACATGGATGAAATTCACG ATTATGAATCTCTGAGGATCGGTGGTATGGTCTTTGCTGTGATTCTCTTCTTGATGGGAATCTTCCTCATTGTCA GCCGGAAATGCCGCTGCAAAGGGAAGAAGTCAAA GCCAGTGGGACTTGACACAGAGGCAGCAAAAG gtgcaaaataa
- the fxyd6l gene encoding FXYD domain containing ion transport regulator 6 like isoform X4: MELCVAAVFLSYFAPALASNMDEIHDYESLRIGGMVFAVILFLMGIFLIVSRKCRCKGKKSKPVGLDTEAAKGAK, encoded by the exons ATGGAACTTTGTGTTGCTGCAGTGTTTTTGTCCTACTTTGCTCCAGCTCTGG CTTCCAACATGGATGAAATTCACG ATTATGAATCTCTGAGGATCGGTGGTATGGTCTTTGCTGTGATTCTCTTCTTGATGGGAATCTTCCTCATTGTCA GCCGGAAATGCCGCTGCAAAGGGAAGAAGTCAAA GCCAGTGGGACTTGACACAGAGGCAGCAAAAG gtgcaaaataa